TGTTTGTACTGTATGGGTGAAGTATTCTGATAGATTACATTGggcagtgcattaatttttgaagaaaatctaatcataaactatattttatcaacagcGTGCAATTAATATTGGCTTACCACCTAAGTTAGCAAGTGCAATGTGCTAATCAATATTTCTATCAAATCAGTACATACAATAACCCTAAAATCTTGATGGAGATGATCTTATCACAGgataaaagatgttttattaCGCAATATCTGTTGCAACAATTAGTTTGACATATCATTTATGTGTAGCACTTAGTCGTACGATATATACCGTAATATGTAGGTTGACAATAAAATGATCGTACCAAATGACGACGTTCTCGCAGATATTTTTGGTGTAGAATATTATCCAGTTGATTTAACCAAGAGTCGAACTGTGAGTTAGATCTGTTTATGAGTTTTACCGATGATCCCATTGATCTCTTTAATTGAAGATAAGATGGATTTTTCCTATAtggatatgtatatatgtatattgttattgctaaatataaagaattattctAGAGATTGTTGTATTGATATACGTCATTATTAATTTCGCTTGTTTTAGCTTCGTATCCTTTCTCCAGATCTGGTTGTTGGTGATGTGTTTCTCGttcatttctttcaaaatatttatttgttgactCTCTTCTATTTGTTTAGTGGATAATTCACTTCCTTGTtggatttctttttcttttattatctgcGTATATGCGTGAAGAAAATGcgataaagataatttaagaatattggattgataattgttaataaaaatcaaagtatATTTACTTcttgagaaaatttattatgttcgaCATCCTgcgatttattttgtaattcttgTTGTTTGTTTTCTTTTGCTTCTTTCAGCAATTTTCTATACATCAGGTTCTTTTCCTTCTTCCAAGACTCAAAGGATAATCCTCTTTCTtgtttatctaattttctgaatgacataaattttattttgtttcgtacatttgtaatcgtgtacaaattgaaaatttttttattacgtgtGCATAATAAccgtttattttgattatttctttccagatttttctgaaatttgtttctttgCGTTGAATTATTCCAGACTTCGATTATTTTTAGacttgtattattattattattattattattattattattattattattattattattattattattattattattatgcattatacaattttgattTTCAGATATTTCACAAGTTGTTTCCCTATATTTGGTACATACATTCGCCTATGAATATGAAGAAAagttcgttatttattaagcaaaataattttatttttttaatacagagttgagaaatattgtaattgacAATGTACTATAATAGAATGATCTATTATAATAGAACTATATAAtagaatagataaaaaataaagcttacTTCAACTGATTTGTTGCACATAATAGGTATATTTCGTGTGCTACACTTGTCAAGTTTAATTACTTCAATATTATCTAGATGctgctttaaatattttatttcgtttgtTCCTGGTGAAAAGAATtcttatcataatttataatatttttaaaaagttcatattttaaatatgataatttatgaagatatctgaaaaaatatatatattttaaattttttcagatttttttttcagaaattgtagaatgagaaattatttaaatatttcaaaatttacatgTGTAAAGAATTACAGAAAAGATATAAACTTTCTTAGCATTTCTGaaaatgttctaatttatattaaaaatctaagaaaatttttcttaaatgttaTACAGAAATGAATCGTGAAATAttctgaaatttaaataaaatttaatttttaccagAGATGTCTGTTGGTTTGTCTTTTTCCGAAATATCTCTTACTAAATTGGTTAAGGGATATATTTCctgtaaatgtataatttttatttattttctacattattCTTGTCTTGTTTAACAAACAATCAAACCTGACTTGTCTTTCGaatatcttttacattttccgttttatttattgcgttttttaattccatttttttgAAGTACCATTTTTCATAAATGGCTCGGTGTAATTTCGTTATTTGTTctaagtaatattataatttaataataatattataattaatactaatgCAATTTTGTTAACATTAAAGAAGATGTAGATATAACTAACCGGAATCTTCGAACGCTGTATTAACCATTTGTTTTACGATATTTCGTAAATTTTCGACGGAAATGCTTTTTACTTTCATTTTAATAAGAGAGATTGCAGCAACGCTTTTAATTTACACATTATATCTTTTTCCtaagaatttttatgatatataaaatactgcaaatttaaaatttcaacgtCATTAATTTGACAGTTAAGATGTTGCAACTGCTACATGCATTCTTCATTTGTTcggtaaaataaatagtatgcgctatacttattttatttttattaattatttttcaataaaggtatttaattatctagattagttttttgtatataattaaactttttgtataattagttttttctttaataatgtgaa
This genomic window from Monomorium pharaonis isolate MP-MQ-018 chromosome 8, ASM1337386v2, whole genome shotgun sequence contains:
- the LOC118646875 gene encoding synaptonemal complex protein 1-like isoform X2; protein product: MHTKLDKQERGLSFESWKKEKNLMYRKLLKEAKENKQQELQNKSQDVEHNKFSQEIIKEKEIQQGSELSTKQIEESQQINILKEMNEKHITNNQIWRKDTKLKQAKLIMTKNPSYLQLKRSMGSSVKLINRSNSQFDSWLNQLDNILHQKYLRERRHLVRSFYCQPTYYGIYRTTKCYT
- the LOC118646875 gene encoding J domain-containing protein DDB_G0295729-like isoform X1; protein product: MCNKSVEANVCTKYRETTCEISENQNCIMHNNNNNNNNNNNNNNNNNNNNNNNTSLKIIEVWNNSTQRNKFQKNLERNNQNKRKLDKQERGLSFESWKKEKNLMYRKLLKEAKENKQQELQNKSQDVEHNKFSQEIIKEKEIQQGSELSTKQIEESQQINILKEMNEKHITNNQIWRKDTKLKQAKLIMTKNPSYLQLKRSMGSSVKLINRSNSQFDSWLNQLDNILHQKYLRERRHLVRSFYCQPTYYGIYRTTKCYT